From the Ignavibacteriales bacterium genome, the window AGTTCGCAAATGAACTGGAACAGGTAGACAAGAACGTTGTGAATTCGCTAAAGAACAAAGCTCAGAAGAACGTAGAGATCATAGAAGACTTTAAGAAAAAATTTCAAGATTCACAGTTAAGGCAAAACGACACAAATCTTGTCAAAATGAGGTCAGTAATAGAATCTGTTTATCCGAATTCTACATTACAAGAAAGAGTATACAATATTACTTATTTCTTAAACAAATATAGCCCGGATCTAATCAATTACTTATATAACGAAATCAACCTCTGGGATTTCGATCACCAGGTGATAGGTATATCGCCTGACGAAGAGTAAACATAGATTATTGGCAGGGATAAAAAAAATACTTATTGTAAGATTATCTTCTTTCGGGGATATCATTCTTACGTTCCCACTTATAAATATCCTCAAAAATAAATTTCCTCAATCACACATTTCCTTTGTTGTAAAAGATAAGTATGCAGATCTTGTTAAGCTTAATCCAAAAGTAGATGAAGTAATAAACTATTATACCGACGGGGGAGAAGATTTAAAAACAGCACTCAAGAGTGCAGGTTATGAGGTTGTATTAGATCTCCAGAATAATCCCCGAAGCAGAATATTGACGAACGGGCTTAAGAACGTATACAGGTTTAAGAAAGATAATTTCAAAAAATTTCTCCTTGTCCGGTTCAAAATAAACAAACTCAAGGATGCAGAACCTGTTTACAAAAGGTACATCAGAACGGCATCTGAAGCATTTGGGATTGGTGAGGGCGAGATGATGTTCACCCCATCTGAAATCAGCACTGACACCGGTAAAAAA encodes:
- a CDS encoding glycosyltransferase family 9 protein; its protein translation is MAGIKKILIVRLSSFGDIILTFPLINILKNKFPQSHISFVVKDKYADLVKLNPKVDEVINYYTDGGEDLKTALKSAGYEVVLDLQNNPRSRILTNGLKNVYRFKKDNFKKFLLVRFKINKLKDAEPVYKRYIRTASEAFGIGEGEMMFTPSEISTDTGKKPDSNYVVVAPSSRHFTKTYPKEKFVEYIKSNPDTNYLLVGDDSEEDKEICSTIENETNNTINLCGQLSYAELAGIIGGSDHVICNDSGILHLSEAMGKRVVAIFGSTVKEFGFFPQLKESLVYEIEGLKCRPCSHIGLPSCPLGHFKCMNEIELE